From the genome of Actinomycetes bacterium:
CGCGGCCGAGGCGGGGCGGTGGCTGGCGTCCGCGGTGCCGCAGGTGGACGAGGTCTGGTGCTCGTCGGCGGTCCGGGCGGTGCAGACCTGGGACGCGATCGCGCCGTCGGTCGTCGCCCCGCCGGCCAGCGTGGAGCGCGAGCTCTATCTGGCCGGCGCGCGGGACCTGGTCGGCCGGCTCGAGCGCGTCCCGGACGGGCGCGCCGTCCTGCTGGTCGGGCACAACCCGACGGCAGAGCAGCTGCTCGCCGTCGTCGTGGGCGAGCTGCGCGGCCTGCGTCCCGGCGCGGTGGCGGTCGCCGACCTGGACACCGGGGCGCTGGTCGACCTCTGGTCCCCGCAGCGCTGAATCGGCAGGCCGCCGGTCAGGGGGCCGGCTGCGCGGGCAGGTGGACCCACGGCGCGTGCCGGCTCCAGTCGTGGACGACCGACGTGCGCAGGACCACGTCCTGCACCGACCGGCGCTCCCTGCTGACCGCGCACCAGAACAGCCCGATGGGGAAGACCGTGCAGAACGCGGCCCTCCCGATGGCCGTCAGCACGGGCAGTCGACGGCCACGGTGGTCGACCACCCGCAGCCCCATGACGTGGGCGCCGTAGGTGCGACCGGTCGTGGCCCAGCCGAGCGCCAGGTAGGCCATCAGGACGCCCAGCGTCGCCGTGAGGTTGAAGAATGTCGTGGTCGTCGGCAGGTGGAAGCTGCGCGGGTCGAGCAGCCACAGCACACCGGACCAGGTCAGGTACCCGGCGGTCAGCACGAGCCCCACGACGACCCCGTCGAGTGCGGCTGCCACACCGCGGGTGACCGGCCCGGCCCGGTGGCCCTGGTAGCCGCGGGCCTCCGCCGGGATCGGGGCGGCGGTGGTCACGGTCGTGGTGACCGCGCGGCTACCTCGCGCTGCACCGGCACGGCGTCGGGAACGGGGGCCGCCTCTTGCAGCGGGGCCACCGCACCGTCGGGGATCGACGGGTGGTGCCGGCGACGCAGCAGCAGCCGGTCCACCACACGGGTGACGACCTCGTCGGCGGCGATGGTCTGCAGGCGGACGTCCTGCACGGACTCCGACGCGACGGATGCGGTGGAGCCGCGGATGATGGCCGGCAGGTCGAGCGCGTCCATGACCTCCTGGGCCAGCCCGACCAGGTCGACCCGGTCGATGACCGCGTCGATGTCGAGCCGGGCCGCGACCGCGTCGATGTCCACCTCGGCCACGATCGCGTCCAGGTCGACCCGCTCGCGCACCAGTGCCGTGAGGTCCATCCGCTCGATGACCGCGTCGATGTCGAGCCGCGCAGCCACCGCGTCGACGTCGACGTCGCGGACCACGGCGTCCAGGTCGACCTGGTCGGTGACGACCGCTGTCAGGTCCAGCCGCGACAGGACCGCGGACACAACGGCGGGGACGAGGACGTCCAGGGCGGTCGCGACCGTGCCGGTGACGGCGCTGACCGTGAGGGCGGCGGCCTGCTCGAGACCGGCCCGGCCGGGGACGGGAAGCACACGCGCGACTCCCGCGAGGACCCGGCCGCCCTGCCGCCCCAGGGCGACGGCAGGCCCCGCCACGCCGGTGACGACCCCGCGGACCGAGGGGCTCATGGCTTCCTCATGGGCTCACCGTAGGTCCGCGACCCGCCGCGTGCCATCACCTTCGCAGGGTGAGCAGGCCCGCTTTCGCCTCAGGACCGGGCGTTGCGGACCGCCCAGGGCGTCAGCACCGCGAGCACCGCCGTGGTCATCGGCACCGGCACGCCGAGGGCAACAGCGCGCCGCGCGACGAAGCCGTGCAGGGCGTCGAGCTCCATCCGGCGACCCGCGACCAGGTCGTCATGCAGCGACGACACGCTGCCGGGCTCGACGCCCCGGCCCAGCTCGAGCGCGCGCTGGACGGCACCGTCCGCCAGTGGGTGCCCGTCCGCGGCTGCGACCGCGGCGACCTCCTCGACCAGCCGCCGGAAGCCTGCCCAGCCCTCCGCCGTGTCACGGATCTCCCCGATCGGCAGCCGCACCGCAGCGGTCATCCCGGCCTGGGCGCAGATGAAGGCGAGCTTGCCCCAGAGCACCCCGGTGATGTCCGTCGAGAGCTCGGCGCCGAAGCCGGCGGCGCGACAGCTCGCGACCAGGGCCTCGGCCCGGTCGCTCGCCCGGCCGTCCAGCTCGCCGACGGTGACGGTCGTCGGTCCGCCGGTGTGCACGACGACCCCTGGCTCGCCGATGCCCGCGAAGATGAACGCGGCGCCGCCCATGACGTGCTCGGGGCCGACGGCGGCAGCCAGCTTGGCCTCGTTGTCGACGCCGTTCTGCAGCGACACCACGGCTGTGCCGTCGCCGACCAGCGGGCCGAGGCGGGCCGCAGCGGACTCGGTGTCGTAGGTCTTGACGCAGAAGAGCACGACGTCGCACCGGCCGATCTCGGCCGGGTCGTCGGTGGCTGCGGCGTCGACTGTGGCGTCGCCCGCGACGCTGTGCAGCCGCAGCCCGTGCTCGCGCAGCGCCGCCAGGTGGGCGCCCCGGGCGAGCAGGTGGACCTCGACCCCTGACTGGGCGAGCCGCCCTCCGAAGTAGCCACCGACCCCGCCGGCACCGTAGACCGCCACCCGCATGCTGCGCTCCTCGCTCGCGACGTCTCCCCACCACTCGCGTCGTGCCCGTCGACCTTGGTCAGGTCGGCGGCGTCTCCACCTGGATGCCTTCGGCGGCGTCCGCGTCCTCGATCTCCTCGCGGCTGATGCCCAGCAGGAACAGGATCGCGTCCAGGTAGGGCACGTTCAGCGCGGCGTCGGCGGCCTCGCGCACCACCGTCTTGGCGTTGTAGGCGATGCCGAGCCCGGCCCGCGCCAGCATGTCCAGGTCGTTGGCTCCGTCCCCGATCGCGACCGTCTGCGCCACCGGGACCCCGGCCTCGGCGGCGAACCGCTCGAGCGCCGCGGCCTTGCCGGCGCGGTCGACGAGCGGTCCGACCAGGTCGCCGGTCAGCCGCCCGTCGACCACCTCGAGGGTGTTGGCGGCCGAGTAGTCGATGCCCAGGTCGGCCACCAGCGCGTCGGTGACCTGGGTGAAGCCGCCGCTCACGACGGCGATCCGGTAGTCCAGCCGCTTGAGGGTGCGCACGAAGGTGCGGGCCCCCCGGGCCAGCACCAGCTCGCGGCGTACGTCCGCCAGCGCCGCGGCGGGCACGCCGGCGAGGAGCCGGACCCGGGCCCGCAGCGACTCGGCGAAGTCGAGCTCACCCCGCATGGCGCGCTCGGTCACCTCGGCGACCTCGGGAGCGCAGCCGGCGTGCCCGGCGAGCATCTCGATGACCTCGCCCTGCACCAGGGTCGAGTCGACGTCCATGACCACCAGCCGCTTGGCCCGACGGTGCAGCCCGGCCCGCTCGACCGCCACGTCGACCCCGAGCGCCGCGGCGGTGAGCGCGAGCTGCCGGCGCAGCACCACCGGGTCGACACCCGAGACCTCGAGCTCGACGGCCGTCACCGGGTAGCGCGCGATGCGCACGATCCGGTCGATGTTGCCGCCGTAGTCGGCGACGCAGCCGGCGATGCCCGCCATCGCGGCCGGTCGGAGCGGGTGGCCGAGCACGGTGACGTGGCTGCGGCCGCGGCGGTGCCCCCGGTCCTCTGCCCCCACGGCGCTGACCTCGACCTCCATGCCGAGCGGGCCGAGCGCCGACTCCAGCGCGGCCTGGACCCGGGCCTGGGCACTGGCTGCCGCCGTGAGGAGCACACCGAGCACCAGCCGGCCGCGGATGACGACCTGCTCCACGTCGGCCACTGCCGCGTCCGAGCCGGACAGCGCCGTGAACAGCGCCGACGTCACGCCGGGGCGGTCGCGCCCGCTGACCGTGACCAGCAGCGCCGATCCGTGCGAGGGAGCCGCGTCCACTCAGACCGTGACCCGCTGGCCCTTGCCGACCACCGTGACGCCGCCGTCGGAGACGACGAAGCCTCGCGCGAGGTCCTCCTCGCGGTCGACACCGATGCGGGCGCCCTCGGGCACGACGACGTTCTTGTCGAGGATCGCGTTCTGCACGACGGCGTGGCGGCCGATGTCGACGTGGTTCATCAGCACGCTGCCGCTGACCTCGGCCCACGAGTGCACGTGCACCCAGGGGGAGAGCAGCGACCGCTCGACCTTCGCACCCGACACGACGGCGCCGCTGGACACGAACGAGTCGATGGCGTGGCCCATGCGCCCCGCCGAGTTGTGCACGAACTTGGCCGGCGGCAGCGGCTCGTGCGAGGTGTAGATCGGCCAGTCGTTGTTGTAGAGGTTGAAGACCGGGTGCACCGCGATCAGGTCGGAGTGCGCGTCGTAGAACGCGTCCAACGTCCCCACGTCGCGCCAGTAGTCGCGGTCGCGGTCGGTCGAGCCGGGCACGTCGTTGTCGCGGAAGTCATAGACGTGCGCCTCGCCCTTGGCAACCAGGCGCGGGATGATGTTGCCGCCCATGTCGTGCTTGCTGGACGGGTCCAGCGCGTCCTGCCGCAGCGCCTCGAGCAGCACCTCGGTGGTGAAGACGTAGTTGCCCATCGACGCGTAGACCTGGTCGGCCGCGTCGGCCAGCCCGACCGCGTCGGTCGGCTTCTCCCGGAACGCCGAGATGACCCGCCGGTCGCTGGCCGTCTCGATGACCCCGAACTGGTCGGCCAGCCCGATCGGCTGCCGGATCGCGGCCACCGTGACGCCGGCACCGGTCTCGACGTGCTGACGGACCATCTGGCTCGGGTCCATGCGGTAGATGTGGTCGGCACCGAAGACGATGACGTGGGTCGGCTGCTCGTCGCCGATCAGGTTGAGGCTCTGGTAGATCGCGTCGGCGGAGCCGGCGAACCACCGGGGGCCGAGCCGCTGCTGTGCCGGGACGGGGGCGATGTAGTTGCCGAGCATCGCCGACAGCCGCCAGGTCGAGGCGATGTGGCGGTCAAGGCTGTGGCTCTTGTACTGCGTGAGCACCACGATCTTGCGGTAGCCGGCGTTGACCAGGTTGGACAGCACGAAGTCGATCAGCCGGTAGATGCCGGCGAACGGCACGGCCGGCTTCGCTCGGTCGGCAGTCAGGGGCATCAGCCGCTTGCCCTCGCCACCGGCCAGGACGATGGACAGGATCCGGTCCGGCATGGTGCGCACGCTATCGGTGGTGCCACGATCACGCCATGCGCGTCGATCTGCTCACCCGTGAGTACCCGCCCGAGGTCTACGGAGGCGCCGGCGTCCACGTCGAGTACCTCGCCCGCGAGCTGCGCCGCCTGGTCGACGTCCGGGTGCACTGCATGGGGGCACCGCGCGACGAGCCAGGGGTGACGGCGTACGACGCGCCCGCCGAGCTGGCCGGCGCGAACGCCGCGCTGCGCACCATCGGGACCGACCTGCCGATGGCCGCCGCCTGCGAGGGGAGCGACCTGGTCCACTCGCACACCTGGTACGCCAACCTCGCCGGTCACGTCGCGAGCCTGCTGCACGGGGTCCCGCACGTGATGAGCGCGCACAGCCTCGAGCCGCTGCGTCCGTGGAAGGCCGAGCAGCTCGGTGGCGGATACGCGCTGTCGTCCTGGGTCGAGCGCACCAGCGTCGAGTCGGCCGACGCGGTGGTCGCCGTCTCGGCCGGGATGCGCGACGACGTGCTGCGCTGCTACCCGGGCGTCGACCCTGCGCGGGTGCAGGTGGTGCACAACGGCATCGACACCGAGGAGTACCAGCCCGACCAAGGCACTGACGTCCTCGAGCGGTACGGCGTGGACCCCGACCGGCCGTCCGTGCTGTTCGTCGGCCGCATCACCCGCCAGAAGGGCCTCCCTCACCTGCTGCGTGCGGCGCTCTCGCTCGACCCGGGGGTCCAGGTCGTGCTCTGTGCCGGCTCGCCCGACACCGAGGAGATCCTGGCCGAGGTGAGCGTGCTCGTCGACGCGCTGCGGCAGGACCGAGACGGGGTGGTCTGGATCGAGGAGATGGTGCCGAAGCCGGACGT
Proteins encoded in this window:
- the glgA gene encoding glycogen synthase translates to MRVDLLTREYPPEVYGGAGVHVEYLARELRRLVDVRVHCMGAPRDEPGVTAYDAPAELAGANAALRTIGTDLPMAAACEGSDLVHSHTWYANLAGHVASLLHGVPHVMSAHSLEPLRPWKAEQLGGGYALSSWVERTSVESADAVVAVSAGMRDDVLRCYPGVDPARVQVVHNGIDTEEYQPDQGTDVLERYGVDPDRPSVLFVGRITRQKGLPHLLRAALSLDPGVQVVLCAGSPDTEEILAEVSVLVDALRQDRDGVVWIEEMVPKPDVVQLLTHATVFACPSVYEPMGIVNLEAMACETPVVATATGGIPEVVADGETGLLVPIEQVTDGSGTPLDPARFEADLSARLTEVLADPDRASAMGAAGRRRAVESFSWAAIATRTLDLYRTLL
- the serB gene encoding phosphoserine phosphatase SerB, coding for MDAAPSHGSALLVTVSGRDRPGVTSALFTALSGSDAAVADVEQVVIRGRLVLGVLLTAAASAQARVQAALESALGPLGMEVEVSAVGAEDRGHRRGRSHVTVLGHPLRPAAMAGIAGCVADYGGNIDRIVRIARYPVTAVELEVSGVDPVVLRRQLALTAAALGVDVAVERAGLHRRAKRLVVMDVDSTLVQGEVIEMLAGHAGCAPEVAEVTERAMRGELDFAESLRARVRLLAGVPAAALADVRRELVLARGARTFVRTLKRLDYRIAVVSGGFTQVTDALVADLGIDYSAANTLEVVDGRLTGDLVGPLVDRAGKAAALERFAAEAGVPVAQTVAIGDGANDLDMLARAGLGIAYNAKTVVREAADAALNVPYLDAILFLLGISREEIEDADAAEGIQVETPPT
- a CDS encoding 2-dehydropantoate 2-reductase — its product is MRVAVYGAGGVGGYFGGRLAQSGVEVHLLARGAHLAALREHGLRLHSVAGDATVDAAATDDPAEIGRCDVVLFCVKTYDTESAAARLGPLVGDGTAVVSLQNGVDNEAKLAAAVGPEHVMGGAAFIFAGIGEPGVVVHTGGPTTVTVGELDGRASDRAEALVASCRAAGFGAELSTDITGVLWGKLAFICAQAGMTAAVRLPIGEIRDTAEGWAGFRRLVEEVAAVAAADGHPLADGAVQRALELGRGVEPGSVSSLHDDLVAGRRMELDALHGFVARRAVALGVPVPMTTAVLAVLTPWAVRNARS
- a CDS encoding RDD family protein, producing the protein MTTAAPIPAEARGYQGHRAGPVTRGVAAALDGVVVGLVLTAGYLTWSGVLWLLDPRSFHLPTTTTFFNLTATLGVLMAYLALGWATTGRTYGAHVMGLRVVDHRGRRLPVLTAIGRAAFCTVFPIGLFWCAVSRERRSVQDVVLRTSVVHDWSRHAPWVHLPAQPAP
- the glgC gene encoding glucose-1-phosphate adenylyltransferase yields the protein MPDRILSIVLAGGEGKRLMPLTADRAKPAVPFAGIYRLIDFVLSNLVNAGYRKIVVLTQYKSHSLDRHIASTWRLSAMLGNYIAPVPAQQRLGPRWFAGSADAIYQSLNLIGDEQPTHVIVFGADHIYRMDPSQMVRQHVETGAGVTVAAIRQPIGLADQFGVIETASDRRVISAFREKPTDAVGLADAADQVYASMGNYVFTTEVLLEALRQDALDPSSKHDMGGNIIPRLVAKGEAHVYDFRDNDVPGSTDRDRDYWRDVGTLDAFYDAHSDLIAVHPVFNLYNNDWPIYTSHEPLPPAKFVHNSAGRMGHAIDSFVSSGAVVSGAKVERSLLSPWVHVHSWAEVSGSVLMNHVDIGRHAVVQNAILDKNVVVPEGARIGVDREEDLARGFVVSDGGVTVVGKGQRVTV
- a CDS encoding histidine phosphatase family protein, giving the protein MSDAGATSRRLVLVRHAKAEPGGEGADHDRPLTDRGLRDAAEAGRWLASAVPQVDEVWCSSAVRAVQTWDAIAPSVVAPPASVERELYLAGARDLVGRLERVPDGRAVLLVGHNPTAEQLLAVVVGELRGLRPGAVAVADLDTGALVDLWSPQR